From the Cucumis sativus cultivar 9930 chromosome 5, Cucumber_9930_V3, whole genome shotgun sequence genome, the window TTGTTCAATGTTTGATGTTATTATATGGTAAACCCATTTAAATCGTTACCATTCTTTATAGTCAAATCCTTCTTAAGACATTCTATAGGACGCAaagatatatatcaatattgttCATATCAATAAAGCTACCTAACTTGGATTTAAGGACATTGTACAATTCTTTATAGCACATATTGTTCATCAACTATTATTTTGGACACATAAACTAACGTAATTGTTAGATTCATTGAAAAAGTCCATCGAAATAGACTGCAATTCTGGCCGTCCtaccaaaaaatattagaactATATGTCACTAAATATTGACGTTGTAAGTAAgatgagatatatatatatatatactaaatcacacaacaaaactattatattttacggatatattaaattatatattgttaatttaaaaaatatataaagtgataatatgtatatatgatattttgatcGTATATTATAGATACATTCAGAATGTGTAGTTTACTAAtcttttagtaatatttactatataaacatatattttaaactcaaattttgtCGAAATAGTGTAGTGTACAGTAtacttgaaatataaatatttatatgactaataacttaaaattactATATGATAAacaaagtaacaaaaaaaatcattgaaggaaaaaatttGGACATCTTACtatatatcattatatatgtgttattgtatatatgtgtaaacAATATAATGGAATGAAAAATTAACACGTTCTAGGTAAAATACGATGTAATGGACTGATTCTAGGAAGCTACTTCATTTTCCTCATATTCGAGAAtatcaagatcgtttaaatatcattttaacatgatttaaacaattgtttaccatggtcaacacgattgtttaaatttaaagccTATTTTCCATCATTTAAAACGAACTATACGATCGTGTTTGCATTATTTAAGCGATCGCTTACCATAGttaacacaatcgtttagcatggtcaacacaatcatttgatttgaagtttttaactattatttaCATTGGACTATACAATTGCTTACCAtaatcaacacgatcgtttaaatttgaaacattttttccaTCATTGAAAAAAACTACACAATAGTGTATCATAACCTAAATGATAGTAGATAATTCGTTTAGACTCTACACGGTCGTGCACACGTGTAACCGATTAATCGTGTATTGATTGGGACATTTTTGGCATTTCTCATTATAAGTCgttgattttttatgttttcagaattattttataccgtgtaaatatttgagtgatttgtcatatttaaaaaaaaaaaaaaacctttttaaaataaatatttgaaattttttttaatcatttccttttaaaagtgaattatataaaaggaaaaaatagtgATGATATACATTTGGAAGGTTAGGagtaaacttgtaatttaaccaaaaagaAATGTGTTATGGGGCAATGCGCATGCATAGCATGGCGTTCTTTTTCCAAATTGCGAAGTTTCAAAGCAACTCAAACAGTGGTAATAAAAATGGGTTATACGGGAAAGGAGCAAAGAAGAAACTCCATGTTGACTCATTGGTTATAATGGAGgtcattgttttttcaaaagcaTTCATGGACTTCCATGTCTATTTTTAGtctactcttctttttctcatcaTTGGGTTTGTTCCCTTTTCTTCTGATTAGGTAGCGGAATGCGAAGTTGTGAATGTTTGTGTCTCATTCTGCTGAAGAGTTCTTGAGGAATTTTGATGTGGAGGGAGTTTGTGGTTGGAGATTGAAAAAATGGACGCAGATAGCTCTTCAAAGACGGTTAAAACTAAGAACATATGTTCCAATGGCCTTATTCatcatttgttttcttggaCTTTAGAAGATATATTGTATGATGGTTTCTATAAAAACAAggttctgtttttcttttttatcttctgATTTTTTGATGAATACTCatcatactttattttctgGGTTTTTCTCTTGACTTCCTTGCAATTTCTTTATACTGTTCTTATAATCTTATAGTTGATACTGGACCTAGACCAACTGAAAATCTAAactaattttgtattatatctATAAAAAGTCATGCAGGAAGAATGTTGttaattatctttttgttatcGAACTCTAAAAATAGATGTTTCCCTCTTCTAGGAAGCAcattataattcaaataaaagattCAAAAGCTTGCTTTTTTGGAGGATTACTTCTTGAGGTTACCTAGGCTACATCAAAATGttgcatcttttttttttttttaaatgtttactAATTACTATCCATCTCTATTTTCCGTACTATATACAATTAATTGACTAGAAGTTTCGCTGTAATATTGTAAAAACTTGGGTGGCgataaaaattagattatgGGATATGGccttaaaattagtttatttgagATCATAAAACtaagtttatggttacataACTAAAATACTACTATTTTATGAGTTTCTTGACTTCAAGTGTTGTAGATTTGAATAGTGGTTTTATGGGATGAATTAAAGTATTAACAAGTTGGCATGAACACTTAATTTTCTCTACTTCACTTTACTTGTATGATTCATACGATGCTATATGATCTAGAAgtagatttttctttcctgtatagttttttatttccttctgCTGAAACAAGTCAAGTAGCCCATCCTGATAGGTGCTTGTTCTTATTTTGAGTTCGAAATTTCAGGTGCAACATATTCCAGATTCGTTTGAATCAGTGCATCAATATCTTGGAACTTATCTCTTTCCTTTGTTAGAAGAAACTAGAGCAGAACTGTCTTTAAGTTTGAAGGCAATTCATAAAGCACCTTTTGCTCGACTGGTCTCTATTGAGGAGCCAAAATCTGGTGGCAAATTGTTACTAGATGTCAGTGTTGATTCTTGGagaaatacaacaaaaaatggTGGGAAGGAGTCTTACAGAACATTGCCTGGCGATATCTTTCTCATACTGGATGAAAAGCCGAATGCGGAAACTGTTATGAGTTTGCAATGCTCAACAAGAACCTGGGCTTTTGCTTGGGCTAAACAGAACCCTGAAAATGGATACTCTGCTCATCTGAAACTAAATTTCTCCAAAAACATCAGTGGTGAACATGACATGCAGAAAGaattctttattgtttttctgaTGAGTATCACAACCAACTTGAGAATATGGAACTCATTACACTCTTCTGAAGATGCAAAGATTATCGAGCACGTACTTAGCAAAAAATTAATGGTAAACATTTATCTTGAATGAAGACATTCACCTTGCTGGTTTTTGTTTATCAGCCTGGGCCCTACAGAGCATGATACTTTTTAacatgaaaataatttgatctTTTGGATGTCAGGGTGACGAAATCTGTGATAgatgctctttgtataataaTGCTGTCTGTGCTGAAAAATTGGGAACAAGCTTATCTTCTGTGTTGAATGATTCTCAAAGTGCAGCAGTGCTGTGTTCTATCTGCAAGACACTTTGTGACCATATGCCTTCCGTGGAGCTTATATGGGGTCCGCCTGGTACaggaaaaactaaaactattaGTTTCTTGTTGTGTAAAATTCTGGAAATGAATCAAAGGGTTCTTGCCTGTGCCCCAACAAATGTTGCTATTACAGAATTGGCAGCTAGAGTTGTACAGTTGCTAAGAGAATCATCCAAAGCAAAAGGTGTGTTATGCTCTTTAGGCGACATGCTCTTGTTTGGGAATAAGGATCGGCTGAAAGTTGGTTCTGAActtgaagaaatatatttagatTACCGTGTTGACAGGCTTGTAGAGTGTTTTGGACAAGCTGGTTGGAAATATCATACAACTTGTTTCATAAATCTTTTTGAAAGTAGCAATTCTGAGTATCTCATATTGTTGAAGTCTAATGTACAAACAAGCCCTTCATTCCTCGGATTCATAAGAGAAAAGTTCAAATCTACTTCTTCAGCACTCCGTGGATGCCTCAAAACCTTGATAACACACATTCCCAAACAATTCATTCTGGAGCATAATATTCAGAATATAGAGATCCTTCTAAACTTGATTGATTCATTTGGAATGCTTTTATCCCAGGACAATGTAACCTCTGAGCAAATGAAGATGCTTTTGTCAAGTCCAGAagtatttattgattttccaAATTCTTCTGTGGCAGAAACCATTTTATATTTCAGGAGCCAGTGCCTCTCAAGTTTAAGAACTCTTCAGGCTTCCCTGAATCAACTTCAGTTTCCAAGTACAGCGAATAGAGAATCCGTGAAGAAGTTCTGTTTCCAGAGGGCTTCTCTGATTCTTTGCACTGCTTCCAGTTCATTTCAACTGAACTTCATGAAAATGGACCCAGTGAACTTGTTAGTTATTGATGAAGCTGCACAGCTAAAGGAATGTGAATCAATAGTACCGTTACAACTTCCTGGTATAAAGCATGCTATTCTCATTGGTGATGAGTGCCAATTGCCGGCAATAGTTAGTAGCCAGGTAAGTTCAATGGACTATCTACTTTGATATCAACATTCAGATATAGTTTGTCTTCCAATTATCCTTGGAACTCACACATAATGTCTAATCCCTTTTATATTAGGTTTGTGATGCAGTTGGATATGGTAGGAGTCTTTTCGAACGACTGAGTTTATTAGGACATTCAAAGCACTTGCTCAACACACAATACAGAATGCATCCATCAATAAGTTGCtttccaaattccaaattttacaGCAACCAAATTCTAGATGCTCCTCTTGTGATGGCTGAAGTACACAAGAAGTGTTATATTCCAAGTCCAATGTTTGGTCCGTATTctttcataaatgtttctGTTGGGAAAGAAGAAGGGGATGATGATGGATATAGCAAGAAGAATACGGTTGAGGTAGCTGTagtgattaaaataattgaaaagctATACAAAGGTATGTTGATGCAAATGAGAGATAAAGTGCATTTGGGATTGCTTTTTAAGGGTCAAAACTAATTATGTGAGAATTCATTATCTATTAATCTATCTACTGACACTCTTTTAATTTACTCTAGTGTGCAAAATCACCACCTAGGTCATAGCTTTTGAAATTAGCTTTCTGATGAAACACCAAGTTGTGTTCAATCAATAGAACTTCATTGATAGTAGATTCTTCGTTCGATTACAAGAACAAATCGAATTGAGAATATCTCAATTCAGTTACAAAATCCCTCTCTGTTGTCTTATCTCTCAAAGGTGCACAAAATTCCTTACTAATCTCAAAACTTAACTCACTTTCCCTCCAAGATTACAGTTCTATTTATAATTCATATTGTAACTAACTCATTTAACAGACTCAGACGTGCCCGCACTGAcactctctttcttcttccctcttctACTGTATTGGTGAATGATAGGGGGTCTATCACTTTCCTAAAAAATTCATGTACTCTaacaaaaatttggaaatttggaTCTACCCTCCCATGTGCTCCgattctattttcttataaagttgtttttttcctacactttgaataaataatttagattaaaCAAAGTAACTTGCAATTTAAGttatataattaactaaataagaTAAtgaatatcaatataaaaatatttgaaatactGTTAGAATTTGTGGGATTGGCCCTTAGGGTGTTTATGGAAAGCTTACCGtaaatctttcttttcctttttttcttatttccttCTGTATTCTATTTAATCTTCCTCATTGTACCTTTGTGAAtcatcataaaataataaaacaacaacatcgtggtttttctcctaGTACTCAGGTTTACAGGTAAGCCTAGGTTTCATGTTTATTGCTGTCAATAAATAAtagcagcagcaacaacatcaataataataacaaagaaataacattaatataaagaaaaaggaaaagagaagaaaattggCAGTTAAGAtatatttcttattgttttGCTTGCATTAACTAGTTATAAATCCTCTCGAAGATCTTTTTGGATAGGTTTTCAATTTTCAGTATGTCCTTTTTTGTAgttggattttattttatacaatttcTCTTGCTTTCACTCATTAATGATGTGGCTTTCTTTCATACGGAAAAATGTATATGCAGCCTGGAGGGGTGCCAAGACAAGACTCAACGTTGGTGTAATATCTTTCTATGCTGCACAAGTTTCAGAAATTCAGAGCAGACTTGCACATAAATATGAGAAGAGTCATAATTTCACTGTAAAAGTGAAGTCTGTGGATGGTTTTCAAGGTGGTGAGGAGGATGTGATCATATTAACCACTGTCAGATCCAACAGGAGAAAAAATATTGGGTTCATCTCTAGTTCACAGAGAATCAATGTTGCTTTGACAAGAGCTAGGTACGTTATCTTCCATGTATGTTTCggtaatatttaatttctttttacttgttacattttagaatttttgttctttgcaGGCACTGTCTTTGGATTGTTGGAGATGCAACAACATTAGGCAATAGTAATTCTGAATGGGAAGCTGTAGTTTCTGATGCCAAGGATCGTCAGTGTTATTTTAATGCTGCGGAAGACAAAGACTTCGCAGATGCTATAATAGAGGTCAAGAAAGTGCTTCTTGAGCTTGATGATTTACTCAACAAGGATAGCGTACTGTTTACAATGGCTCAGTGGAAGGTATGTATCTTGTGATACACTAATACTTTGTCATTGTGTAAGAGCACTTAGTTACtgaatattgatatatatattttttacttttgaaaatttatattgatttttgtgtGCTCAAACAAACTTATCTTCTTGTAATCTCAGGTTCTTCTAAGTGATTCTTTTAGGGCATCCTTTCAGAATGTGGTTTCAATcaaccaaaagaaattaattattgtccTTTTGCTGAGGCTCTCATGTGGCTGGCGTCCAGGGACAGACTATGTCCCCAATCTCAAATGTTCTAACATTATAAAATGCTTTAAAGCTGAAGGTCTGTTCATCATATACTCATTGTATATTGAGAAGGATTTAAAGTACAAACAAATTCTTAAGATATGGGATATCAAACCTTTGACGGATGTAAAAGTACTTGTTGAGTGTCTTTCCGACATACATGAGCTGTATACTGATGACTTCCTGAATCTATGTAAAGCAAAGTCTCATAAAGGGTACACCCATATCTTCTCATTTTAAATGTGACCAGTAAGAAAATTGTTGCCCTTTCATATATTTACTAATTGGATAATGTTGGCCTCACACAATTTTCTGTTATGTGACTATAGGGATCTTGAGCTTCCAATCACATGGAGTGCTTCTCCTGATATTGTTGTTTATAAAGATTACATGAAAGCTGAGCTAAATGCCATATTAAGTTTGCAAGGTGACAGTGATGACACCCAGGAtataactttgaaaaaaaaattgctgcAGATGAGGTTTCAATCTTTATCCTATCAAAAAGCAAAGCACTTGCTCTCGGGCCGTGACAGTAAAGAATTGGATCTCCCATGTCAAGTCGAAGATGTTGAATTAGAGATAATTTTGGTTCCTACCAATGCTTTCATAATGGGAAGGCCCGGTTCTGGGAAAACTGCAGCTATGACAGTAAAGCTTTTTATGAGAGAACAGCAGCAGTATATCCATCCTACGGGATGTAGTCTGGTTACACGAGAGAATGCAGAAGTATGTTATAGAAATGAGGGTGGTGAGGAATGCAAAAAGACAGAGAGAACTGTCCTGCGACAGCTGTTCATCACAGTCACTCTTAAACAGTGCCTCTATGTAAAAGAGCGCCTTGCATACTTGAAAAGGTTTGTGAAAATTTTCTGGTACTTGTTTTAAGAGTCGTACCTTTCACAGAAAAGACATTAGAGTTTGTTCGGTAAATTAAATGTCCTTCATTTCCagtatatatttgattgaattaCCACCAGTAAGGCTTACAAAAACGGTAGAGGCTTACAAAAACGGTAGACTTAAACATAGACTTAAACAAACACATATGAAACTCCCATCGCAGAGTGCTTTTTGGTCGAAAGAGATAAGaattcatcatttctttaagTAAAGTTTGGCAATTGACTTTCTGGATTTCAATTGAATGAGCTGGCCAAACATTGAAAATCAAGCTCAGAGAGCATAATGAAATCAGCGCAGTTACAAAGCATATAGTTATTTGTCTACACTTACCCTCTCATCAGGAGTTTGGATTGTTCAGTCAAAGAAGAGCCAActattcttatttattattcctttttttgtaaataaaaatatgcaCTAGAATGATGATTAATAGCTTCATGGTATTAAGAGCATTCTTAAGATCATTATGAAATCTTCTcgtgttttgaaataataaattttatattggtTGGGAATGAGATTTTATCTTCCCCTTCTTCTCAGTTATTTCACCTCAAAGAATGATCTCATATTGTTTCTTGAGCTTAATCTAATTATGTTTCTGAAATATTCTAATTTCACCATTACtgaatcatattttatatgtttaggCCATAATTGAAGGTTTCTTTAATATGCAGAATTTCCAATGGTGGGAACGTTTTTAAAGAGACCCAAAATTTGTGTAAAGCTGATGTGCTCGATATGAATGATGTTCAAGATCTCTTGGATGTTCCAAATAGCTTTGATGGTATTCCAGCCAACTCATTTCCTCTAGTGATAACATTTAGAAAGTTTTTGATAATGCTTGATAGAACTGTGGGAGATTCATACTTTATTAGATTTCAGAAACAATGGAGACTTAGTGGTGGCAAGCCCAAAGATTCATTATCAAGAGCTGCCTATAATTTTATAGTATCAAAGGAAGTAACTGTTAAAAACTTTGCTTCATCGTACTGGTCCTACTTCGATAGCTGTCTAACCTACAAGCTTGATGCTGTTGTGGTTTTCAATGAAATCATTTCCCAGATAAAAGGTGGATTAGGAGCAAAGGATGCTCTTGATGGTAAACTTAGTAAGCTAGATTATACTCGACTTTCAAAGGGTCAGTCCACATTAAGCAGAAAGCAAAGAGAAAgaatttatgatatatttttagattatgaaaagatgaaaaacgCAAAAGGGGAATATGATTTGGCTGATCTAGTCATTGACCTTCATCGTCGATTGAAAGTTTTTCGGTATACAGGCGATCACATGGATTTTGTTTATGTGGATGAAGTACAAGCTCTTACTATGATGCAAATTACTCTTTTAAAATACCTGTGTAAAAATGTCAATTCAGGCTTTGTTTTTTCAAGTAATACAACTCAAACTATTGCCAAGGGTATTGACTTCAGGTTCCAGGACATAAGATTTTTGTTCTACAAGGAATTCATATCAGGAGTTAAAACTGATGAAAAAGGCATTGATGCAGGGTTAATAAAAATCCCGGACATTCTTCACATAAATCAGAATTGTCGTACACAACCCAAAATTCTCCAATTAGCTAATAGCGTTACAGATCTTCTTTTCCGCTTCTTTCCACGATGTATTGATATAGTGTGCCCTGAAACAAGTGAAATGAGTTCAACTGATTTTGAAACCCCAGTTCTTCTTGAAAGTAGGAAAGGCCAAAATATGATGATGGTTTTATTTGAAGAGGGGAGAAATATACCTGCAGACGCTCGTGGATATGGAGCAAAACAGGTCATTTTGGTTCGAGATGAGTGTGCCAGGGATGAGATCTCTAGTCTTGTGGGAAATCAAGCCATTATCGTTACAATTATGGAGTGTCAATGCATGGAATTTCAGGTGAATACTAGTCcttattttgaattacaaTAAATTTGCATGAAGTCGCTATCATTGATAGccattcttttgatttttggatGGGAAGATATTATGCTTCGAAGAGTTGTCTCAGGTTTGTGGGATAAATCACCTCAGGGATTTCAGAACCTGAAAACTTGAGTTATATAATCTACTCCATATAAATGTCATACTTCATAGTAAAGCCTTGTTTTCACTATGGTGAATGAATCACACTATAAATGGGATATAAGATCAGAGGaacttattaattattgaGACAGTtaagtttttagttttgataatTTAGCATGACCATTCATACCTTCTTTTCTCCATAGAATGTATGTTctgcaaaatttaaagtttaaccTTCTGCCACAATTATATgctgaaatatatatatacttatatatttgcattttaggATGTTCTGTTGTACAAATTTTTCAACTCATCGCCTCTGGGAAATCAGTGGAGAGtcatatatcaatatatgATTGAGCAAGACATGCTTGAAATTGCTCCCGGTGGTTCTCCAAGCTTCAATCAGCCAGTACAACTGGACTTATGTTGGGAATTAAAGCTACTCCATATAGCACTTACACGTTCAAGGAGAAGATTATGGATTTATGAAGACAACCAGGAGTTTTCCAATCCGATCGTTGACTATTGGAAAAAACTGTGTTATGTTCAAGTAAAGACACTGGATTACTCAATCGTACAAACAATGAAGGTCCCAAGCACGAAAGAGGAGTGGAGCTCACTGGGGCTTGAGGTATGACTAATTTTCCAGCATGCATGAGCATATCCTGCTAAATTAAGGATAACAAGTACTGCTCTTGATTATTAACACTCTTCCTTTGGAACTTAAGTACTTGTTATAAAACCCTCGAGGAATGGATTTAACTGTCTTactaacaaaacaaaactcttgaaatgaatttgaaaatgttggaaGTTCAACAATTTAGGAACGTTTATGTGTAAATGCTAGTTGTCAAATATTTGTTCTTGATTGTCATAATTCTGTTTCATATTTGTCATAGGTTTTTCTCCTTTATAAGAAActtgatagaccaccaataaTAGTTCATCAATACAGTAAAAGGGGGAAGAATAAGTGGTTGAAGGAgctaattgtaaatataaccgATTAGATAGTTAGTCTGTTTATTAGTTGAAACTAATCAGCTGTAAAACTGATTAGTTCTCCCCCCCAAACTACCTAACTGTAACAAACTGAATGTAACTACCCACTACAATTCATCAATTCATCAAAACATCAAGCCCATACACCGCACCCGATTTAAGCTTAAGCGCATCTTGACTTTCTTGTCTTTGGCTGTCTCCATATACTCAAAGAAGCTCTCCACATTTTTTAACCCAATCAAGAAGTGCTTCTGCATCCAATTTGCCGCTGAAATTTGGCAAATCGACCTCCATCTTAAAATCTTGCTGcaaattttctcttctccttaTTTCTCTATATCTGGCAGGTTGCAAATGGTCTTCAAGATAGTCTTCTCCCCCATTTCGGCCTCTTCTGAAAACTGGGTTTTGAAATCTGAACTCTCTCTGTCGCTGGCCATCTCTGaaatctcttctttctctttggCGTGGCCGAAAAAGCACTTCCTCTTCAGAAGCCTCCGAATCTTGAAGATCCATATTGGGCTCCTATAGTCGGCCGTCTCTGAGGTGGTCTCCACCTTCGTCTGACGTTTCTGATGAACTCCAGTGATTGTCGCGGCCCGACTTGCCGGGATTTCGGCCGGCAATGTGCCGGAGTTCTTGGTGATTACCGTCGCCGATTTCCTGCTGCTGGGGAAGTGCCATCAACACTACTTCCAGCCGGTGAGCAAGACGTTCCG encodes:
- the LOC101212224 gene encoding uncharacterized protein LOC101212224 yields the protein MAFFFQIAKFQSNSNSGNKNGLYGKGAKKKLHVDSLVIMEVQHIPDSFESVHQYLGTYLFPLLEETRAELSLSLKAIHKAPFARLVSIEEPKSGGKLLLDVSVDSWRNTTKNGGKESYRTLPGDIFLILDEKPNAETVMSLQCSTRTWAFAWAKQNPENGYSAHLKLNFSKNISGEHDMQKEFFIVFLMSITTNLRIWNSLHSSEDAKIIEHVLSKKLMGDEICDRCSLYNNAVCAEKLGTSLSSVLNDSQSAAVLCSICKTLCDHMPSVELIWGPPGTGKTKTISFLLCKILEMNQRVLACAPTNVAITELAARVVQLLRESSKAKGVLCSLGDMLLFGNKDRLKVGSELEEIYLDYRVDRLVECFGQAGWKYHTTCFINLFESSNSEYLILLKSNVQTSPSFLGFIREKFKSTSSALRGCLKTLITHIPKQFILEHNIQNIEILLNLIDSFGMLLSQDNVTSEQMKMLLSSPEVFIDFPNSSVAETILYFRSQCLSSLRTLQASLNQLQFPSTANRESVKKFCFQRASLILCTASSSFQLNFMKMDPVNLLVIDEAAQLKECESIVPLQLPGIKHAILIGDECQLPAIVSSQVCDAVGYGRSLFERLSLLGHSKHLLNTQYRMHPSISCFPNSKFYSNQILDAPLVMAEVHKKCYIPSPMFGPYSFINVSVGKEEGDDDGYSKKNTVEVAVVIKIIEKLYKGMLMQMRDKVHLGLLFKGLQLDFILYNFSCFHSLMMWLSFIRKNVYAAWRGAKTRLNVGVISFYAAQVSEIQSRLAHKYEKSHNFTVKVKSVDGFQGGEEDVIILTTVRSNRRKNIGFISSSQRINVALTRARHCLWIVGDATTLGNSNSEWEAVVSDAKDRQCYFNAAEDKDFADAIIEVKKVLLELDDLLNKDSVLFTMAQWKVLLSDSFRASFQNVVSINQKKLIIVLLLRLSCGWRPGTDYVPNLKCSNIIKCFKAEGLFIIYSLYIEKDLKYKQILKIWDIKPLTDVKVLVECLSDIHELYTDDFLNLCKAKSHKGDLELPITWSASPDIVVYKDYMKAELNAILSLQGDSDDTQDITLKKKLLQMRFQSLSYQKAKHLLSGRDSKELDLPCQVEDVELEIILVPTNAFIMGRPGSGKTAAMTVKLFMREQQQYIHPTGCSLVTRENAEVCYRNEGGEECKKTERTVLRQLFITVTLKQCLYVKERLAYLKRISNGGNVFKETQNLCKADVLDMNDVQDLLDVPNSFDGIPANSFPLVITFRKFLIMLDRTVGDSYFIRFQKQWRLSGGKPKDSLSRAAYNFIVSKEVTVKNFASSYWSYFDSCLTYKLDAVVVFNEIISQIKGGLGAKDALDGKLSKLDYTRLSKGQSTLSRKQRERIYDIFLDYEKMKNAKGEYDLADLVIDLHRRLKVFRYTGDHMDFVYVDEVQALTMMQITLLKYLCKNVNSGFVFSSNTTQTIAKGIDFRFQDIRFLFYKEFISGVKTDEKGIDAGLIKIPDILHINQNCRTQPKILQLANSVTDLLFRFFPRCIDIVCPETSEMSSTDFETPVLLESRKGQNMMMVLFEEGRNIPADARGYGAKQVILVRDECARDEISSLVGNQAIIVTIMECQCMEFQDVLLYKFFNSSPLGNQWRVIYQYMIEQDMLEIAPGGSPSFNQPVQLDLCWELKLLHIALTRSRRRLWIYEDNQEFSNPIVDYWKKLCYVQVKTLDYSIVQTMKVPSTKEEWSSLGLEFFSEGVYGAASLCFERAEDRRRSEWARAASFCATANPQISRNALREAAEIYISLDRAEIAAKCYIELKEYKTAAYTYLTKCGEARLEDAGDCYMLAKCYKLAAVAYSMGRCFLKFFDVCTAANLFDTGLQGICSWRKYDNVDLIKKCKHIKEAWHLFLWKGALHYHQLQNFGSMMRFVESFDSIDEKYLFLGTLGLSENKMLQEEELTISENEGFHSPGLHLQPKLVSVSVHKETSQNDTKTKGKMKVANNISTAKGSSRGSKFQPKLKSVWKETTFQNDTKSKERMKVADDMFSLGLQFQSKLEFKTVAQIDTTIRGKMKVAENMSTTKGSSQGLKFQSKIKSVWKETTSQYNTMTKEVELADNLSTAEEPLQGLQFQCKLEFETISQNDTTTRDSMEVSEDMSIVNGSSKELKFQPKLKSIWKETQSRNGTKTTDKMKLANSISMSIANESSQGLQFKSKLKTKTVSKNDTEKKDKIQVAEIMSTSEWSSHGLQFQSNQESLCMEKTSQNDSKIEDNLTVAPFISSPKDTSYKLQFKPKSVYAKEVIAAQNDLKMEKDEVNIVNKAEASQRLQQQCNQKVRNAHKETTSSIDSKAKKDKMKNSVNLSEFGDSSQQLQQLQIEQKKLKNKNVDGEKGKQKVTDHKFIAKQYWRKVTENGMKFNFQK